From Nerophis ophidion isolate RoL-2023_Sa linkage group LG15, RoL_Noph_v1.0, whole genome shotgun sequence, one genomic window encodes:
- the bmi1a gene encoding polycomb complex protein BMI-1-A — translation MELSESVQRGLRSLAEPSSVDHVGFPVLVDVSFRSLLSSNRDPNVLDEPELKQIDPVLLKRIHAAAVTFILEVVRQNADKSAISSCLEDLSFSADRIEVFHNCYQKNKKELEVLLASIGRQPAQITDVSWRLQYHVKNAHVDKVNEPFYLISLNTENKGVPAEDVTFTCNMEQLQDMLSKLKDAAKSAEKASQMRRRRRGAKSAILEANLRSPSVDRTYAGGLCRRSARKVPGSLAEGSVGSFPPPPPCEMRSPRPLTATTPPVPAHSFHSAIMHRTTRIKITELNPHLMCVLCGGYFIDATTIIECLHSFCKMCIVRYLEASKYCPICDVQVHKTKPLLNIRSDKTLQDIVYKLVPDLFKNEMKRRRDFYAEHPIEASNGSNEDRGEVADEEKRIITDDEIISLSIEFFDQSTHRLTGCLEDKHPKDEVANKRYLQCPAAMTIMHLRKFLRSKMDIPNTHQVEVMYEDEPLKDYYTLMDIAYIYTWRRTGPLPLHYRVRPNCKKMRVSHVQPEVTNRCAPESDSSSDKAGSPAGAPSTSTSTSSSMPSPGTPAPSPLPRPLHKPTHNVNGTPAAGRLFTQLSLKPRKVSLNATSTSSG, via the exons ATGGAGTTGTCGGAGTCGGTACAAAGAGGACTGCGGTCCCTCGCTGAGCCGTCTAGCGTGGACCACGTCGGCTTCCCGGTGCTGGTGGACGTCTCCTTCCGCTCCCTGCTCTCTTCCAACCGGGACCCGAACGTGCTGG ATGAGCCCGAACTTAAACAGATCGACCCGGTCCTGCTGAAGAGGATCCACGCTGCAGCCGTCACCTTCATCCTGGAGGTGGTCAGGCAAAACGCCGACAAGTCCGCCATCAG CTCCTGTTTAGAGGACCTGTCATTCAGTGCAGACAGAATAGAGGTCTTCCACAACTGCTATCAG AAGAACAAAAAGGAGCTAGAAGTTTTGCTGGCGAG CATTGGAAGACAACCAGCTCAAATAACTGACGTGTCATGGCGCCTCCAGTATCACGTAAAG AACGCACATGTGGATAAGGTCAACGAGCCTTTCTACTTAATATCACTCAATACTGAG AACAAAGGTGTTCCTGCTGAGGACGTCACTTTCACCTGCAATATGGAGCAGTTACAG GACATGCTTAGCAAGCTGAAAGATGCTGCAAAGAGCGCAGAGAAAGCCAGTCAGAT GAGGCGGAGGAGGAGGGGGGCTAAGTCGGCTATTTTGGAGGCAAACTTGCGGTCACCGAGTGTGGACCGAACCTACGCCGGAGGACTCTGCCGGCGCTCCGCTCGCAAAGTCCCAGGGTCGCTAGCGGAGGGCAGCGTCGGTTCCTTCCCGCCCCCACCCCCGTGTGAAATGCGCTCGCCTCGGCCGCTGACAGC CACGACACCTCCAGTCCCGGCGCACAG CTTTCATTCTGCCATCATGCATCGGACGACCAGGATCAAGATCACCGAACTCAACCCCCACCTTATGTGCGTCTTGTGCGGGGGTTACTTCATCGACGCGACCACCATCATCGAGTGTCTGCACTCAT TTTGCAAAATGTGCATCGTTCGCTACCTGGAAGCCAGCAAATATTGTCCCATCTGCGACGTGCAAGTGCACAAAACCAAGCCTTTGCTCAACATCAG GTCTGACAAAACGCTCCAGGACATTGTCTACAAGCTGGTCCCAGACCTTTTCAAAA ATGAAATGAAGAGAAGAAGAGACTTTTATGCTGAGCATCCCATAGAAG CTTCCAACGGCTCCAATGAAGATCGTGGAGAAGTAGCAGACGAGGAAAAGAGAATAATCACAGATGATGAAATCATCAGCCTGTCTATTGAGTTCTTTGATCAGAGCACCCACAG ACTCACAGGTTGTCTTGAAGACAAGCATCCTAAAGATGAG GTGGCAAACAAAAGGTACCTGCAGTGTCCAGCAGCAATGACCATCATGCATCTGAGGAAGTTCCTTCGCAGCAAAATGGACATCCCTAACACTCACcag GTAGAAGTCATGTATGAAGATGAACCCCTGAAAGATTACTACACATTAATGGACATTGCGTACATCTACACATGGAGACGG ACCGGCCCGCTGCCGCTGCATTACCGCGTGCGGCCCAACTGCAAGAAGATGAGGGTGAGCCACGTGCAGCCGGAAGTAACCAACCGCTGCGCACCGGAAAGCGACTCGTCCAGCGACAAAGCCGGAAGTCCCGCGGGGGCCCCGTCCACGTCCACGTCTACGTCATCCTCCATGCCGAGCCCGGGCACCCCTGCCCCCTCCCCGCTCCCGCGACCCCTGCACAAGCCAACCCACAACGTGAACGGAACCCCGGCCGCCGGCCGCCTCTTCACGCAGCTGAGCTTGAAGCCCAGGAAAGTGTCTTTGAACGCAACATCCACGTCGTCAGGATGA